Proteins co-encoded in one Haloarcula pelagica genomic window:
- a CDS encoding fumarylacetoacetate hydrolase family protein, with product MKRVRFRDSAGNVRGGRWTVEDGEPVVTAAAGPYGRIAFGDESYDPDEVDILPPCEPTKVVCIGRNYADHADEMAEELPDRPMLFLKAPNAIASHGNTLTLPSGKERIDHEAELGVVIGEQCKNVSESGAMDVVAGYTCVNDISNRDDQNREQNWVRGKAFDNACPIGPLVATPEHVPEDATIECRVNGETRQSSSRDHLIFSIPELIAEITEYMTLEPGDVIATGTPEGVGPLADGDTVEIEIEGVGTLEHSVKIP from the coding sequence ATGAAGCGCGTTCGATTCCGTGACTCCGCGGGGAACGTCCGCGGCGGCCGCTGGACCGTCGAGGACGGCGAGCCTGTCGTCACTGCCGCGGCCGGCCCGTACGGCCGCATCGCCTTCGGGGACGAGAGCTACGACCCCGACGAGGTCGACATCCTCCCGCCCTGTGAGCCCACGAAAGTCGTCTGTATCGGCCGCAACTACGCCGATCACGCCGACGAGATGGCGGAAGAACTCCCGGATCGGCCGATGCTGTTCCTGAAAGCGCCAAACGCGATCGCCTCGCACGGCAACACGCTCACGCTGCCCTCGGGCAAGGAGCGGATCGACCACGAGGCGGAACTGGGCGTGGTCATCGGCGAGCAGTGCAAGAACGTCTCCGAGTCCGGCGCGATGGACGTGGTCGCGGGCTACACCTGCGTCAACGACATCTCGAACCGCGACGACCAGAACCGCGAACAGAACTGGGTCCGCGGGAAGGCCTTCGACAACGCCTGTCCGATCGGTCCGCTGGTCGCGACCCCGGAACACGTCCCCGAGGACGCCACGATCGAGTGCCGCGTCAACGGTGAGACTCGCCAGTCCTCCTCGCGTGACCACCTCATCTTCTCCATCCCGGAACTCATCGCGGAGATCACCGAGTACATGACCCTGGAACCGGGCGACGTGATCGCCACCGGAACGCCCGAAGGCGTCGGGCCGCTGGCGGACGGTGACACCGTCGAGATCGAGATCGAGGGCGTCGGCACGCTCGAACACTCGGTCAAGATCCCCTGA
- a CDS encoding transporter has protein sequence MSTVDAAIFGTHLVFAGLWSGSVLFTVYAVLPVAMNGNARVRALEPITGKLKTVSRVSALALLLTGGHMAATRYTAESLTGTGRGHLVLTMVALWFLLAGLVEVGASKLTDGFDRKKVGEPAREARPFLLGAAVVAVLLLLDAGAILGLYY, from the coding sequence ATGAGCACTGTCGATGCCGCGATCTTCGGAACCCACCTCGTGTTCGCTGGGCTCTGGTCGGGGAGTGTCCTGTTTACCGTCTACGCCGTGTTGCCGGTCGCGATGAACGGGAACGCGCGGGTCCGCGCACTCGAACCGATAACGGGTAAACTCAAGACCGTCTCGCGAGTGAGCGCGCTGGCGCTGCTGTTGACCGGCGGGCACATGGCCGCGACGCGGTACACCGCCGAGTCGCTGACCGGCACCGGACGGGGCCACCTCGTCTTGACGATGGTCGCGCTGTGGTTCCTGCTTGCCGGCCTCGTCGAGGTCGGCGCGTCGAAACTCACGGACGGGTTCGACCGGAAGAAAGTCGGGGAACCGGCCCGCGAGGCGCGGCCGTTCCTGCTCGGGGCCGCCGTCGTGGCAGTCCTCCTGTTGCTCGACGCCGGGGCGATCCTCGGGCTCTACTACTAG